In Ooceraea biroi isolate clonal line C1 chromosome 14, Obir_v5.4, whole genome shotgun sequence, the genomic window taataagaggTTATTAAAAATCGGATTGCAGCAAGGCAATAAATCGCGAGTACACTGCGATACGCGAAACGGAAATTTCCTTAATGCAGCTTCTTTGTTGGAAGAAAACATTAACAATGCTCACGCTCGCGTTGCTACATAAGCGTTTACTTTCGATCATGGCACTCGGGAATATAACGAAATCGCATGGTCGCATGTATCGGAACGAGGCCTATTTATTGCGCACAAGGGCCAGGTTAACATTTAAATGAGGAGCATAAAGGATTTAAATGCCCGTCATTGTCGCGTCGATGTCGCTGGGCGAtttcgttgtcgtcgtcgcacTCGCGATTTCTACGCTGCGTTACAACGAATGTAAACTGGGCAGCGGCAGCGGCACGACGCTGGTGGCAGCGATATCGATAGCGCGATttctaacaaaaaaaaaacatgtatgCCTCGATGCGAGCCATATGCGCACGGATAAGAAGAGCGTGACTAAATAAAACGGTCGGAGCGCGATACGCAATTAAAGTTTTCCCCCGCGCGACTGGAAAAGGAGATAGTAACGAACCGAGAATCATAACAAACACTACGACTGCTGGCTGTCCGTCTGATATCACTGGCTAACGCGGAATTGTGCCGTTGACATCACGACAGGGGCCCCTTCCCCCATCACGGCTAGCTCGACGGATCACTCAGTCGCAACAAAGACAGGAGTCAGCAGCAGGGAGCTCGCGAGCAGGCCGAGTTTCGAGCAGACACGAACTCGAATTTATAACGTAACAAAGACTCGGCTGACGGACGGACGGGCGGACGGACGAACGAACGgctgagcgagcgagcgagcaagtgaACGAACGTGCGAACGTACAAGCCACCATTTGCTCGCGATCAAGTAATGGAGGACGGGTTTTCTCTCCTCGTCCCACTCTGATCCACACGCGCTCTCCTTTCCCGTTGCCGTGTGACCTCTGAAAGTTGAGATACTCCGAAAAAGAGAAGCCCCCTTCTTTGCCCTTTTCCCTACACCctcctctcgccctctcgtcTGCCTACGGACTTCCTCCTACCCACCCAGCCTACGCATTCTCCGCGATGCTCTCTGGCTCAGGGGACCCTCTCGGAGACGGTATCTATCTTTACCTGAATGCGGGAAAAACATGCCCAGGGCATCGCGACGGCGGAGGGATATCGTTTCTCGGCTCGAGTGGGACGTTCTCCTCGCTTCGTCGTCGCACGCACAGGCACACAATGCACGCGACGCATGCAAAGCATGTACGCGCAGGAGGAGCGAGGCAGCGTTCGTGGCTATCGCACACGGCGCAAGAGCGCAAAACGTACACAGACTGTCGATCGACAAACAAATAAGAACAACCGACACATCGAGCGAACCAAGACGCACTGAAGGCGAGTCGGAATGCGACGGCTATCAGGCTCCGGGTTGGTTAGGGTTGGGAGGCCAAAGGACGCTCCGCCCCCGTCACCGACGTCACACGCCAACCAGCCAGCGCGCACGCAACCAAGCAGTCAAAtacgcacacgcgcacgcacccGAGAGCAGCAAAAGTTCTCAGCTCCTCGCGACGACGTTCGGAAACCTGCTCACCGCTGCCGAGTGTCCAGCGAGAACCCCACCATGCGACACTTGGCGCGCATGCGCCCATACTTGCGCGCACCTGCTCACGTGACCCTCCTCGCGGATTCGTCTTTCGACGAGCGTAATTTCAGGTGCTCGTCGAGGAGCGCACATCAAATTCTCCTTTATCCTCTTCCAACTGTTTAAGCGACGTGCGTAAGACGTATTAGGCACTACGTTTTAAGCGTGCGTTAAGTAATCGGAGGATCCtgagcaaaattaataaacgatCAAGGTACATACAAGCATAACGATATTCGTTATTGCGCATGCGTGAAAGTTTTCCCCGAACGTGAGAATCTGCGCGCAACGGTGGCGCGAACGGCCATCTTGTTCAGccgttttttaaatcttcATTTTTACCGTGAGTCGCAAAAAATCGCAGTGCCGAGCACGGTTATGTAAATCGAGCTCTCTCGACAAATAACTCGAGTACAACTATATCCGTCGCGTATTTGCACactatttatgaaatattaccTTTTGCATCatcgatcgattaatcgaatGACGAAACGCTGCGCGTATAAAAAGAAGACGAGTACGTATACGCAACGCTTATTTCTTGCGCGTACCGTTTACATAACGCGAGCTTATATATTTCCTACGACCGTGCACTATCACAAGCAACGAAAACTTGATAACGTacgcgcgaaataattttgtcatcgTGTTTATCTTTCCTGTAGCTTCACAATGTCAATTGGAACATGGATGCGTCGTATCTGTCTACCTGCTTACGCAATATAATTCGTTGCATTAGATTTATTACCTGTACATCGGTTCAAGCTAGTTTACACGATGATAGAGCATGATGCACGACGAAGAGCACGAAACGATCGACTAGAAAACGTCTACATGTCTCGAAGATAAAACCTTATCTATCATGCTTAGCAGACGTGTACTTTACAAATATGCAGCTGCGAGGCGACGTGGCGAGTTTACATAAACACATCGCGCCTCTCAAGGTCCGATTGACCGTGTGatgtattaaaattcattgaaatatgCGTCACTGCGGTGCTGCGGAATTGCGTAGACGTACGAGGAGATGTCACAACGATCGTTCGTCCCGTTCCACCAGGATGGGAAATGACGACAAGAGCGAAGGCGAGGAAAACGCCTCGCGATGTCGTAACAGAGTAATGTCAGATTTCGGCTGCCCCAGCAGGAGGCTACGATTGGCTGAAGAGCGCGTCTCGCAGCGGCCAATTGGCCGTTGATAAACGACTGCGGACTGGTAATCCGGACGACGTCAAAACGGAAATCTGCCCTAGGATCCGCTGTCCGTAGATCGGTCGATCACGTTCCTACTATATGCACGGCACGCGATCGACCTTACGATCGCGCACGACTGTTCCTCGGACTGTCGCCATCAGTGATAATGCCCTTACTCACCGCAAAAAGGGAGCTCCTCCCTGGTAGTCTGACTCCAGTTACGCAATGCGATGCGCGAGGGGACACGTGAAATACAGAGTGAGCTGTCAAGTCGATTCGTGTGCGTCGTCTGCTACGAGATATCTCGACCGTGGTGATTATAGACGAAGCAAGGTGTTCCAGCGTGTATGCAAGACTGCCTGCGTTTCTCGTGTATACTTGCGTTGGCGTCCGTGCACCGTGTAACTGTATCGACGATTTGATTGGTGGAAAGTTTCGCGTCGACCAATCAACGTGTCGGAATGTATAGTGAAATTAGGGTATTTGTAGATTCGTCGTTTATGCAATTCGTTCATACGCTTCGCTATAACTTTCATCATATTCTGTTGGCGGCAATGCGATATCGCGGTTTATGTAAAGCAGGTTACGTCGTTTTGCGTGctttaattcataattttcttaatgtgATCGATTAATTACGAGATATAAACCATAACAGCGTACTCCGTAACAGGTTTAATTTTGTTACGATAAAAACGTATAgtagtatttataaatttatattaacaggTAATTAACAgataaattaagataattaagAGCGCGCTCTTATTAGACTTTTATATTAGTAGAAATATTTACACATGATATAGTTGATTATATTGCTTCATCTATATAAttgacataaatataatagtcTCGTCACATAAGTttcatatttatgaaatagaTAACTCTGTTATATATTTGTCTAATATTGATAaacaatatatgttaataatcattaatgtTAGTTTGTACTGTTACAACACTTATTAATTTGCTTCATTTTCTATCCATGCCATACAATAATTCCTTTAACGATTCTTCATTTATAGTCTGCAAAGGATCGTTAATATCTTTATCATGACTAAAATTTTGTTCTACAGTCGATTTTACTGTGTTCACTCGTGCATTATCAGAAGCTTGAAGTGAGAAGTCAGCGGTATAAGAATCTATAGAATCTTCCCTCTGTTTAGGTGAGGACACTCTCAAGTGTTCCATTTCGAAAGTAGGAGAGGATACACTGTTTTCAAAAGGCGATATCACCATTGAAAAGAAATCATTTGTGGTTTTCATGTCCAACTTCTCGTTATTTGACTTGTTTACTGATCCTGCAGATTCCTCAAAGTCTATAGAATTAAGATTGTTAGTATCCCATGTCTTATCTTTTGCGTTTTTTGTTTTGGTATTTTCAAAAAggttttgttcttttttcttaaaGGAAGACATGTCGTTTATGTCTGAGTGCAGTGCTAAAACATGTTGTCCCTCATCATTTATCATCAGTATGAATTTATCGTCCTCATTGCCGAGAGCATTCACGCAGGATTGACTATCTTGCAGAGTATTGGTCACCTCTGGCTTGACTATTGTATTATCAGTTCCTTGTGCAATTGCATCGTTGCATAATTGCTGAGTATTTCCTGATGTTTGTGTGGGACATTTATGAGTTCTTTGGCTTACCTAAAAGAGCGTAGATTATGAGTGAACACTGTTAACAATTGCAACACGATATCtatgattaaaacattttatgattattttgtACCTTATACCGAAAGCTTTTGCCACACATTGTGCATTTATAAGGCATCACTCCCGTGTGAATTCGACGATGGACTAAATACGAAACACGCTGACGAAAACATTTTCCTGCGGAAGAATTAGTGTAACGTATAggaagattattattatcattattagcCTGTACATGCACACatttacaaaagaaatttaatagcaTTTTTTGTGAAGATTACCTGCTTTTATTAAACCATGCATAGCACGccattatatactatattacaGACACTATGCAAACAAAACAATTAACATTCGTTGTTGGTCGGTTATATCGTATAAACAATGTGTTATGGTTGTTACTGTGGCATCAGATTATTCTTCTATAACGTACCACAAGTTTCGCAAGCAAACGGCTTCTCTCCAGTGTGTATTCTTTCATGATTGTGTAATGTAGAAAGTTCCTTGAATGATCTACCACAAGTTGTACAAGTGTGAGGTTTATCATCTTTATGATAGAGTCTATGTTTGTGATACGATTGCTGAAAGGTAAAACTTTTGtcacatattttacatttatacgGCATCTCTCCTGAATGTAATCGCTTgtgcttttttaaaaaatattttgtcgtAAACATTTTACTGCAGATATCACATTCCCATTGTTTGCCCTCGTGGGTTTTTAAGTGTTGTATCACATGTTGCTCCTGAAACAAGTACAAACAAGATTATAAACAGAGTtctgcaaattaaattattaaattattaaaatattatttataaagaacatTATAACGCTGTATGAGCAAGATAGAAATATATCCTTACTTTTTTGAATTTCTTTCCACAAGTGGGACAATTGTATCCATCATCATTGCATGTAAGCTCAGTTTGATCTTTAGGTAAAGAACCTATAgatatttacatgtaaataataaatcacttTTGTtcgaatattacattaaattattaatggaaaataaattgcatataatataGTTACTTGCCTAAATTGCGACCAACATGTGCAACTCTCATGTGTACCATTAAGCTGCCTCTCATTTTAAATACCTTAGAGCACAAATGACATGAATAATTCTTAAGGATTTTGCTTGGAATATTGATGGAGTCTTGCTCGTGAACTAGTTGCTTGTGCAAAGCTAAAATGTTAGCATCAGAAAAATGAAAGCCGCATATGTTACACCTTTCCACTTTTTCTTTTGATGCCACTGTCCCAGAAAATGCAGATGTTTGTATGTGAGGTAATATCTTTTTGTGTTCTAAATTGTCTTCTTGATTATCATTATTCGTTTCAAGCATAGTCTTCTTTCTATTAAATAAGCTTTGCTTATCATTGCATTCTTCTGGAGATGCATCTGTACAAGCTAGCAACGTATTCTGAATTGATTGAAAATTTGTGAAGTCATCTCCCTTATCAGCTaaatttatcgttaaattttcCTTTGCAACacattgattattatttgattctATACATtctctttcaatattttgataaatgttGCTGTCCACAGTTCCTGTCATTTTTATTGCAGCAAACAAATTGGATGTCATTGCTTTCTCTGCCTGTGTATTTTCTTGTGATACATTTAAGTGTTTAACATTGTCGTTACAAAACTGCTGTGTTGCATCAGCTGTTCTTAATATCCCTTGTTGCGCATTTACAGCTGATTTTAACGCAATATTGTGATTTTCATTGGGCTGTGGGAGAATATTTACCTTTATCAGATCATAATTATCATCTGATATGAAACTGCGTTGATTTGCATTCCTCGCAAATAAGTTTTGACTCGGTGCTTGAGACTGTGAATTTATGATAGAGATTTTGTTCTCTGCAATTGATACACCAGGCTCTGATGATTTTATGCAAATCCTATCGTCGCCGGATTCTATCGTGTTCGAAGCTTGTACCTTATCTAACTGCTGCGTTTTCAGTGCATTCCAGTTTTGCAAAGCAATGTTGTGTGCGTTATGAATTGCAATTAAATGTTCACTGGGAACAACGATATCCATCCGTTTAGGTGACTCGGCTGTATTATTCTCCAAATTAATTGTATGACCAAACAAGTGTATAGTTAATTTATCTATACCTAACAGTACTTCGTTACAAACTGGGCAAATAAGAGGTCGAGTTGCTACACTTACAAGTCCAGCTCGTAATGCATCAACTGTTAAGAATCCAGGTTGAGAACATAATGGACAGGCCAGAAGTCGTGCACACATTTTGCGTTTGACTGTAGAATCTTGTGTACTTttccaattattatatatatatttttgccaGACAaagcataatatatttttgcttttGTAACTACGTGATGTCGTTTATCTTAAACATTCTTCGACTTTCACAGTACAGTTAACCAAGagttataattatcataaaattgtgACATAAACAATGCGATTGGGTATTTAAATCTGGCATTAGAATCTCATCAAAATGATTAGGGTTATATGCTTCAACTGTAGGCTCGGCAATTCAGAATAAAGTTTAGTAACACATTACATAGTTTATGgttactttaataaaatttgacaaAATACTATTGCAAATTGTGAACTGATACTACACATGAAATTTTCACACCTTAAATCTAAATTTAGAAAGGCGGTTTTAGATATTTGTGTTGAATTCCTGTGTCTCATTATGGAGCGTATCTGCTGATCTGCAAGCTATATTTAGACAACTGGTGGGATATTCAAAGCAGCATGAAtatcaagataaaatatatttattaaatactatttgaataatcaatttattacaattttattatataaaagtgtctgtcataaatttacattattaacatttatatgGCAAGCCATCTTTACAACAATATTCTCTACCTGCAGAAAGATTGGTATTTATCCATTCATCTTTGCAGTTCTTCATGAAAAGATGAGCCTgtcaaaaaatatacattaaaatattagtatcaaataattgtatgttttacaatttattgtcAGATTaagaacaataataaaaattaagttttgtaCAATATTCTACACTCACCCTTTCTTTATAACAATCACGGTCTATAGAAGCACAAAGCATTGCCTGACTGTTTGGTAAATGTCTCACtatctgtaaaatataatttcaatatttcattaaataacAAGTATTTCAGCTTAGATGCATGATGTGAAAATTGATGCaacaaaaaattgtaattgcaGCTTATGTGTAAAAACTCACAGCGTCAAGACATTTGCTGGTGCAGAGCTTATTTCCAATAGCAGTACATGGAAGTGGATCAGGATGCTCGTGGAAGAGTGCAGGATACCCTTTAGGTTGTTCCTTGCTCCCTTTTTTAAATTGTCCACTTAGAAATACAGCGCAGACACAACCGACTGATTGTTCATGTGAATTCGTAGATGATTTAACAATGTTTGAAACGGTACTATTTTTTTCTGCATGAGAATATGATATGCAAAGAGCCATCATCACCAATGCTAAGTACATTTTGGCCTAGAATTTGAACTGCCGTAGTCTGATTGAATAGTTACCACATACACAATATTGCTTCCCGTTGAATCTTAATTATACACACACTCACATTAACTATGATGATTTATgttaagtaatttttttaaatattatttttagagtaaagagaaagaaaatataaaaattatttctttgaaaaaatatctacacgtattatgtatattatatgatagCTTGTATTCATTACAGAGAATATCTCTGTGTCACTCTACTGAAATTgactgaaaaataataagattgaTGCTTTAAATCTCATTAAATCCATATCATGTCGCAACAAATATAGGTCATTGATATGCTTGCTAAGCaaaactttgttttctttacTCTTTACTTTAGTTGTTTGTATTTATTCGTGATTGAAATCATATATCTGAGGAAATATGTTTGACtaaaattgcagtaataaagTCAAACAGTACCGTTGtacatatacaaaaaaaacacaataaacaggtaatttaaa contains:
- the LOC105282996 gene encoding zinc finger protein 62 — its product is MCARLLACPLCSQPGFLTVDALRAGLVSVATRPLICPVCNEVLLGIDKLTIHLFGHTINLENNTAESPKRMDIVVPSEHLIAIHNAHNIALQNWNALKTQQLDKVQASNTIESGDDRICIKSSEPGVSIAENKISIINSQSQAPSQNLFARNANQRSFISDDNYDLIKVNILPQPNENHNIALKSAVNAQQGILRTADATQQFCNDNVKHLNVSQENTQAEKAMTSNLFAAIKMTGTVDSNIYQNIERECIESNNNQCVAKENLTINLADKGDDFTNFQSIQNTLLACTDASPEECNDKQSLFNRKKTMLETNNDNQEDNLEHKKILPHIQTSAFSGTVASKEKVERCNICGFHFSDANILALHKQLVHEQDSINIPSKILKNYSCHLCSKVFKMRGSLMVHMRVAHVGRNLGSLPKDQTELTCNDDGYNCPTCGKKFKKEQHVIQHLKTHEGKQWECDICSKMFTTKYFLKKHKRLHSGEMPYKCKICDKSFTFQQSYHKHRLYHKDDKPHTCTTCGRSFKELSTLHNHERIHTGEKPFACETCGKCFRQRVSYLVHRRIHTGVMPYKCTMCGKSFRYKVSQRTHKCPTQTSGNTQQLCNDAIAQGTDNTIVKPEVTNTLQDSQSCVNALGNEDDKFILMINDEGQHVLALHSDINDMSSFKKKEQNLFENTKTKNAKDKTWDTNNLNSIDFEESAGSVNKSNNEKLDMKTTNDFFSMVISPFENSVSSPTFEMEHLRVSSPKQREDSIDSYTADFSLQASDNARVNTVKSTVEQNFSHDKDINDPLQTINEESLKELLYGMDRK